The genomic DNA CAGGAACATGCCGACCTGGATGCCGTGCTCCTGTGCGACGCGGGTTGCCCACCGCACCTCTTCGACCTTCACTCCACGCTCCATCGCGTCTAGGATGCGCTGGCTACCACTCTCGGAGCCGATCCAGATACGCCAGCACCCCATTTCCGCGAGCAGCTCGATGACCTCGTCGGACCGCTTGCCGCGGGTTGCGCTGCCGCGCAGCCGGTCTGCTCGGGAGATCGTCTCGAAGGGAATTCGGATGCCCCGGCGCCGCAGCTCCTCGGCGTACTCGAAGAGCCAGCCGTGGTGGATGGTGAAGACGTCGTCGGCGTACCAGACTTGATCCGGCTTATACCGCTCCAGGATCCACTCGAGCTCGTCGGCGACGTCGACCGGACTGCGCCGGCGGTGGGTGTACCCAAACACTGAGTGAGAGCACCAGCGGCATCGATAGGGGCATCCTCGCGCCGTGATGAGGTTCACGCTGCCGGAGCCGTGGTGCTCCCTCCACACCTGCACGTACCGATCGACGTCGATCTGCTCACGGTCCGGCCAGGGCAGCGCGTCCAGATCCGGCATCTGCATCCGGGGCGGGTTGGTGACGAGCTCGCCGTTCTCGTCCCGGAAGATCGTGCCCGCGATCCCGCGGAGGCCCGCCGTGCCCTCCCGCGCCAGGATGGGAAGTGCTTCCTCCAGAGTAGCCTCACCCTCCCCGACTACCACCACGTGCGCCCCGTGGTCCAGATACTCCGTCGGGTAGTTCGCTGCCTCGGGTCCACCTGCCACGACGGTCCATCCACGCGCCCGGGCTCGTTTCATGACGTCCACCGCGGAGCGGCGTGTCATGAGGTTCGTGTACACGCCGAGCACGCCGTCGGACTGCGACGAGAGCCGGTCGTCGAGCTCTTCGCGCGTGGCGAAGGTCGTGTCGAAGACCTCCACGTCGAAGCCGGCCCGCCGCAGATACGCTGATATGTAAAGGAGCCCGAGGGTCGGGTACGGCTTCATGATCTCCAACTCCTTCGGATCCTCGTACAGGAAGTATCCGTGCGTGAGTAGGAGGTCGGGCGAAGCCATGCGGGCGAGCCTTGCGGGAAAGGGAGAGTCGGGGTGCTCGACTTGGCGAACGGGGATTGTAGAGGCGTCATGGGGGCGCCGCTAGGCGGCCGTGCGCCTTCCGCGAGCGGCCGTCCCGCGGAATTGCTTGACGGCTCAACAAACGGATCTTTAAGCTGCCCGTATCGACCCGAATGACCGGGGCCCCTCCCGGCACGCCGATCCCGGATTTCTCATGCGTCTCCCGCCGATTTTCGCCGCCCTCTTGCGTCTAATGCGCGTCCGGACGCTCCCCACGGTCCCCTGGCTGCCCGTGGGGCTACTCGTGCTGATGCCGACGTCGGCGCTGCTCGCCCAGGTGCCCGAGCGCAACCTGCTCCGCCTGGGTCCCGGCGACCGAGTCCGCGTAGAGGTCGCAGGAGACTCAACGCTTTCGGGGGACTTCGATATCGACTCCGAAGGCAGAGTACTCGTGCCGATCGTGGGTCTCGCTACTGCGGCGGGTCGCCCCTTTGGCGAGGTGGCTCGCGAGATCGTCGACGGCTTCAACCGTGAGCTGGTCGGTCCGCTGGTCCGGGTCATCCCGCTGCTGCGCGTCTCCGTGCTGGGCGAGGTGCAGACCCCCGGGCTCTACTGGGTCGATCCGACCATGACGCTCGCCGAAGTGCTGGCCGCCTCGGGTGGCCTGACGGACTCGGCGCGTCAGGAAGACGTTCGCATCCGACGGGGCGCCGAGTTGATCGTGCTCTCCGCAGACGCGCAGATCCTGCCCAGTCTGCGGTCGGGCGACCGTATCGTCGTCGGCCGCCGCGGCTTCGTCAGCGACAACGGACCGCTGCTCATCGGGGCCGCGGCCTCGGTTCTCGCGGCGGTACTTACGAGCTTGATCCTACGATGAGCGTCGCCTACGGAGGGAACGAGCCACCCCAGGACTTCGTGGCCGAGTGGCTCCGACTGCTCCGGAGGCGCGCTCCCTGGGCCGTCGCGGTATTCAGCGCGATCATGGCGCTCGCGGCAGCGGTGGTTTTCCTTTCCAGGCCGGTGTACAGCGCCGAAGCACGCCTGAGCTTGGGCGAGCCGCCGCCGATGAGCGGCGTATCTCCGAACGCTGGGATCTTCAGCTTCCTGCAGCTTGGCGGGGATCCTTTCTCGAATGATCTCGAGCTGCTCGGGAGTCGAAGCCTCGCCGAAGCGCTCGTGCGCGATGTCGCCCTGCACGTTCGCGTCGACGCCCCTCGTGACTTCCATCGCGACTCGCTGTTCACCGCCCTGAGTGCGGAGGACTCCACCGTCAAGGAGACGTTCTCGGTGACCTGGACGGACGCGACCACCGTCTCGGTGCGGCGCACGTCACCGTCCGACTCCGTGATCGGCTCGTTTCAGACGGGGACGTCCGCGCACTTTGGCGGCGTGCGTGCCACGTTCCGTGCCCGGGAGCCGTGGGGGCCGGAGGAGATCGATATCAGCACGCTTCCGTTCGGGGAGGTCGTGCCGCGGGTGTCCAGTGGGCTGTCGCTCACGCGGACGCGCCGCGAGGCCAACGTGCTCGTCATCTCCTATGCCCATACCGACCCTGGTGTCGCCGTTGCAGTAGTCGAAGGCGCGGTTGCCCATTTTCTCGCCATGCGCGCGGAGCTCATGGAGCGCGAGAGTGCGGAGACGGTCGATTCTCTGCGCAGCGTTGCCCGAGCCACCGAAGTGGAATTGCTGGAGGCCGAGGCCGCGGTCGAGGAGCTGCAGCGCTCCACCGGCATGATCGTTCCCGACGTTCAAAGCGAGGCACTGATCCAACGGTACGAGGAGTCGGTCGGCGCTCTCGAGACGGCGCGTGCCGAGTTCGAGGCGCTCGAAGTTAGACTGGCGCGGGTTCAGCAGGCCACCGACCCCATCGAGGCGTGGACGACGCTCGTGGCGCACCCGCGTTTCCTAGAGAATCAGACGGTGGGCGAGATGCTCGGTCGGCTGACCGAGCTCCAGGCCGAGCTCACCGCGTTGACGGCCATGCGGACTCCTGCGAGCCGGGACGTCCAGACCCTCCAGGCGCAGATCGGCCAGTTGGACGGCGCGCTACGCACCATCGCGACCGAGTTCCTGGGGGCGCTCTCCGGGCAAGTCGCCGACCTCGAGCTTCGAGTGGCCGCGATGGACTCGACGCTGTCCGGGATTCCTGCTCAGGTGCTCGAGCTCGGGCGTCGACAGCGAACGGCGCGCCTCTTGGCTGAGTTGCTCATCATCACCGAGCAGCGGCTCCGCCAGGAGGAGATCCGTCAGGCCCTCACGTTTTCGAACGTGCAAGTCATCGACCCTCCTGCTCTTTGGTACCGCCCGATCTGGCCGAGGAAGAAGCTGGGGCTCGCGGTGGGTTTTCTGCTCGCGACCGGTTGCGCTGTGCTCGCCGTCGTGGTGGTGGAGAAGGCGGATGGGCGCATCCACAGCGAGCGTGACGTTCGCGCTCTGACCGGGGCGCCCATTCTCTTCGGGGCGGTACGGTCCAAGTCGGGCCTCCGCTTGACCGAGCAGGACGCCGCGGCGTTCGGTCACGCGGTCGAGCGAGCCGGGGCGAAGGGCGTGGTCACGGTCGCGTCGGTGTCCGGCGGCACCGATCCCGGAGTCGTCATCGAAGCGCTGACCGGCCTCGGGGTCACGCTCGAGATGCACGATGCCTCATTGGATGCCTTCGGTGCGGCGGTCGGAGCCGCCGCCCGGGGGGGCGTCGTCGTACTGGTCATCCGAGCCGGCCACAGTACCAGGTCCCACACAGCCCGGGCCGCGCGACTCATCGAAGAGGCCGGCGGCCGGGTTGCGGGTACGATCGTGCTGGCGGACTCGGGTGCCCGGCTGGAGTCGTTGTGGGCGTAGCGGATGTAAGGGCCGTACCGAAGCAGGGTGGCTTGGAGGTGATCAGGCGACTCTGGGACCTCGTCGCGGCCTCCGGACTCCTCCTCCTCACTCTGCCGATCCTGATTCCCGCTGCCGTGCTCGTCCTCGTATCGGACGGGCGTCCGGTCTTCTTCGGTCACCGACGGATCGGTCGCGATGGCAAGGCCTTCAGGTGCTGGAAGCTGCGCACGATGGCCGTGGACGCGGAAGATCGACTCCGGGGCAACGTCGAGCTGGACCAGCTCCACCGCGAGAGCGGGTTCAAGCTCCCGGTGGAGCACGATCCGCGCATCACCCCTGTCGGTCGGTGGCTCCGTCGTCGGTACATCGACGAGATCCCGCAGCTCATCAACGTCCTGGGGGGAGACCTGTCCCTCGTCGGGCCGCGCCCCGTGGTAGAGGAGGAGCTCGCACTCTTCGGCGATGGGGTCGCGGAGCTGCTCCAGATTCGTCCCGGCATTTTCGGCGCGTGGAACTCGCTCGGGACTGACCGTCCTGCGTATCCCGAGCGAGCCCAGATCGAGCTCGACTACGTACGCAATCGAGGGATCGCGGCGGACATCAAGATCCTCGTGCGCTCGGTTCGGTCGGTCGTTCAGGGCGAACCGACTCCTTGAACTCCCCGTCGCCGGCCGGAGTGATCGAGAGTCCACCGGTCCAGGACGATGCGCGCACGCGCCGAGCGGTCGGGCGGAACGCGATCGCTCTCCTCTTCGCCTACCTGCTAACTCGCGGCTTCACCTTCGCCTCGGTGGTCGTCGCGGCACGCGTGCTGGGCACGTCGGAGTTCGGGTCGTACGGGACCGCCGCGGCGTACGCGGTCATCCTGAGCATAGTCGCCACTCTGGGCATGATGCCGCTGCTCATCCGCGAGATCGCGCGACAGCCCGAGCGGGCGGCCGGACTGCTGCGCGCTGCGCATATCGTCAAGACCGGCTCCAACATCGTGATGCTGGTCATGCTGATCGCGCTCGCGCGCTGGCTGGGGTACGAGACCGACGTGGCGCGCGCGTCGCTGCTCTTGGGGATCGGGTACGCGCTGGGCTCGTATGCGGAGAACCTCTCGGCGTACTATCAGGCCGTGGAACGCATGCACGTATGGACGCAGGCGAGTGCGATCTTCGGCTTCGTATCCGGCGTGGGTGGCATCGCGGTCGTGCTGGCGACCCAGGACATGGTCCTCTTTTGCATCTTCCCGGCGCTCGGTTGGAGTGCCGCGTGTGTGTGGCTGCTCGCGCGGGCACCCCGGGACGTGCGTCGGGGTGTCCCCGTCCGCCGGGCGGACGTTGTGGCGCTGCTGCGGGCGCTCCTCCCCTTCGCGGCCGCGTTCGTATTGATCGCGGTCTACTACAAGATCGACGTCCTGCTCTTGGCCCGGTGGCAGACCCCCGAGCACGTTGGCGTATATTCAGCGGGCTATAAGTTCGTGGACATCTTTCAGGCGTTGGTCGTCGTCGCGAGCGCTGCCGTCTATCCGCGCCTCTCCCGCATGTCCCAGCCGCAAGCGGGCCAGCCCTCGCCGGCCGGCGCTCGCTCGCTCGAGTTGATCCTCCTGTGCGCGGTGCCGGTCGCGGGCCTTCTGTACTTCCTGGCGGGGCCCTTCATCACAGCGTTGTTCGGTGCGTCCTACTCGGATTCGATCCCGGTCCTGCGTACTTTGGCGCTCGTGCTCCCGTTCCTCGCGGTCACCATCCACGGCGGCTATTTGCTGGCGGCGGCCGCACGCATGACTGCCGTGGCGTGGCTATATCTGGTGGCCCTGGTCGTGAACGTCACCCTGAACGCGCTACTCATTCCGTTTGCTGCGGGCCAGGGCGCGGCGCTGGCGATGGTCGGCTCTGAAGCGCTGCTCGCGGTGGGCTTCCTGGCCGTGCTGCGGGTGCTCGTGAGGACCGGACCACGCGCTCCCGTTTTGTTGGCCGTGCTCACCGTGGGTGGGGTCGGTGCCCTCCTCTCGGTGCTGCCGATCTTCGGTAGTTATGGGGCGGCGGCTCTGTTCCTGGTGGCGGTGCTCTTCGCGTATCCCCTCACGGGGGCGTTCACCGCCCGCGACGCTGCACTGCTGCGTGACGCCCTGTGGCCGCGGGGTGCGGTGGGGGCGGGCGCTTGAAGGTCGTGTACGTCTCCAAGGCTTCGGTGGTCGCCGCACATCGGGACAAGCTGCGTTTGCTGGCCCGTGAGGTCGATCTCGAGGTCGTACTTCCGGAGCGGTGGCACGGACCCCCTGAGGCTCTCGACGCGTCCCACGGCGTCCGCCTCACGACGCTGCCCGTGCTGTTTCCGGGGAGGAACCACTTCCACCTGTACAGGGGGCTCGGCGCT from Gemmatimonadota bacterium includes the following:
- a CDS encoding B12-binding domain-containing radical SAM protein; translation: MASPDLLLTHGYFLYEDPKELEIMKPYPTLGLLYISAYLRRAGFDVEVFDTTFATREELDDRLSSQSDGVLGVYTNLMTRRSAVDVMKRARARGWTVVAGGPEAANYPTEYLDHGAHVVVVGEGEATLEEALPILAREGTAGLRGIAGTIFRDENGELVTNPPRMQMPDLDALPWPDREQIDVDRYVQVWREHHGSGSVNLITARGCPYRCRWCSHSVFGYTHRRRSPVDVADELEWILERYKPDQVWYADDVFTIHHGWLFEYAEELRRRGIRIPFETISRADRLRGSATRGKRSDEVIELLAEMGCWRIWIGSESGSQRILDAMERGVKVEEVRWATRVAQEHGIQVGMFLMWGYEGETVEDIAATVEHVKQTNPDTFLTTVSYPIKGTPYFDEVADRLELSGSWAETTDRDYRIRGRYPSSYYTHADRWL
- a CDS encoding SLBB domain-containing protein produces the protein MRLPPIFAALLRLMRVRTLPTVPWLPVGLLVLMPTSALLAQVPERNLLRLGPGDRVRVEVAGDSTLSGDFDIDSEGRVLVPIVGLATAAGRPFGEVAREIVDGFNRELVGPLVRVIPLLRVSVLGEVQTPGLYWVDPTMTLAEVLAASGGLTDSARQEDVRIRRGAELIVLSADAQILPSLRSGDRIVVGRRGFVSDNGPLLIGAAASVLAAVLTSLILR
- a CDS encoding sugar transferase, with translation MGVADVRAVPKQGGLEVIRRLWDLVAASGLLLLTLPILIPAAVLVLVSDGRPVFFGHRRIGRDGKAFRCWKLRTMAVDAEDRLRGNVELDQLHRESGFKLPVEHDPRITPVGRWLRRRYIDEIPQLINVLGGDLSLVGPRPVVEEELALFGDGVAELLQIRPGIFGAWNSLGTDRPAYPERAQIELDYVRNRGIAADIKILVRSVRSVVQGEPTP
- a CDS encoding oligosaccharide flippase family protein: MNSPSPAGVIESPPVQDDARTRRAVGRNAIALLFAYLLTRGFTFASVVVAARVLGTSEFGSYGTAAAYAVILSIVATLGMMPLLIREIARQPERAAGLLRAAHIVKTGSNIVMLVMLIALARWLGYETDVARASLLLGIGYALGSYAENLSAYYQAVERMHVWTQASAIFGFVSGVGGIAVVLATQDMVLFCIFPALGWSAACVWLLARAPRDVRRGVPVRRADVVALLRALLPFAAAFVLIAVYYKIDVLLLARWQTPEHVGVYSAGYKFVDIFQALVVVASAAVYPRLSRMSQPQAGQPSPAGARSLELILLCAVPVAGLLYFLAGPFITALFGASYSDSIPVLRTLALVLPFLAVTIHGGYLLAAAARMTAVAWLYLVALVVNVTLNALLIPFAAGQGAALAMVGSEALLAVGFLAVLRVLVRTGPRAPVLLAVLTVGGVGALLSVLPIFGSYGAAALFLVAVLFAYPLTGAFTARDAALLRDALWPRGAVGAGA